Proteins co-encoded in one Zootoca vivipara chromosome 3, rZooViv1.1, whole genome shotgun sequence genomic window:
- the LOC132591857 gene encoding GDNF family receptor alpha-4-like → MGLPLLLGLLLSRTGGLLVLSLDQPHTCITAETLCLAEPACSATYQTLQNCSQSFSKSGFLLDQEARNRCLAAETFVRSSYFQECKCHRRTRKLEQLCLRIYWTVHFTFDGFHLEVSPYEDTDNEDSSKTNYNKLSTRISAMDRTNPCLHATNVCHLNHKCMRLRPLYAQTCSTETTCDRRRCHQHLRHFFERISADFTKSLLFCPCQDEVCGERRWNTIVPECSFQRSSSSKPNCLVLLDSCLKDCICKSRLADFQEQCKPSGTSSDGCSPHNHAACLEAYMGMVGTVLKVLTAAI, encoded by the coding sequence ATGGGCCTCCCtttgctgctggggctgctgctctcCCGAACCGGAGGCCTCCTTGTTCTCTCTCTTGATCAGCCGCACACCTGTATAACAGCAGAGACCCTTTGCTTGGCTGAGCCTGCCTGCAGTGCCACTTATCAGACCTTGCAAAACTGTTCCCAGTCTTTTTCCAAGAGCGGCTTCCTCCTTGACCAAGAAGCCAGGAACAGATGCTTGGCAGCAGAAACATTTGTAAGAAGCAGTTATTTTCAGGAATGCAAGTGTCACCGGCGCACACGAAAGCTGGAACAGCTGTGCCTGCGCATCTACTGGACTGTTCATTTCACTTTTGATGGCTTTCATTTGGAGGTGTCACCCTATGAAGATACAGACAATGAAGACTCTTCCAAGACCAATTACAACAAACTGTCAACTAGGATTTCAGCTATGGATAGGACAAATCCCTGCCTTCATGCCACAAATGTTTGCCACTTGAACCACAAGTGCATGCGTCTGCGCCCACTCTATGCCCAGACCTGCAGCACAGAGACCACCTGTGATCGGCGCAGATGCCACCAACACCTGAGACACTTCTTTGAGAGGATCAGCGCAGATTTCACCAAGAGCCTCCTCTTCTGCCCTTGTCAAGACGAGGTCTGTGGTGAGCGGCGCTGGAATACCATTGTCCCGGAGTGCTCTTtccagaggagcagcagcagcaagccaaACTGCCTCGTCCTGTTGGACTCCTGTCTGAAGGACTGTATCTGCAAATCCCGGCTGGCAGACTTCCAAGAGCAATGCAAGCCTTCAGGCACATCTTCAGATGGCTGCTCTCCACATAACCATGCTGCATGCCTGGAGGCTTACATGGGGATGGTTGGTACTGTACTGAAGGTATTAACAGCTGCAATTTGA